Proteins from one Podospora pseudoanserina strain CBS 124.78 chromosome 1, whole genome shotgun sequence genomic window:
- the HIS5 gene encoding histidinol-phosphate transaminase (COG:E; BUSCO:EOG09262K9A; EggNog:ENOG503NV21), with the protein MSPFNLETCARPNILALEPYRCARDDYKDDGTNVLLDANENAYGPPLPPSITGLVQPQSGLGPVIDLPGLNRYPDPHQVPLKQLLCNLRQTHVHTQKKLSPANLFVGVGSDEAIDALIRAFCRPGQDKILVCPPTYGMYSVSAQVNDVSLVKIPLLPGPDFQLDVPSILSALSSPDASTIKLAYFCSPGNPTGSLLSKSSIGSILAHPTWNGVVVVDEAYIDFAPDSASLAEWVVEFPNLVVMQTLSKAFGLAGIRLGAAFTSPGIARLLNALKAPYNVNNITSAIAEYALSPAGLEVMRANKAALLEQRDRLLREMPTIPGVGKLMGGTESNFLLYEMLNKDGQPDNAVALAVYEGLAETKGVVVRFRGKEHGCLGCLRITVGTEDEVTRFLEAIKKQLEQVRGMDVRGDEEEKEKAASAVVA; encoded by the exons ATGTCGCCCTTCAACTTGGAAACTTGCGCTAGACCAAACATTTTGGCCCTCGAACCTTATCGCTGCGCACGAGA CGACTACAAAGATGACGGCACCAACGTCCTTCTCGATGCCAACGAGAACGCCTATggcccccctctccctccgtccATCACAGGCCTTGTTCAGCCCCAATCCGGCCTCGGTCCTGTAATCGACCTCCCCGGCCTCAACCGCTACCCAGACCCTCACCAAGTCCCCCTCAAGCAGCTCCTCTGCAACCTCCGCCAAACCCACGTCCACACCCAAAAGAAGCTCTCCCCAGCCAACCTCttcgtcggcgtcggctcTGATGAAGCCATCGACGCCCTCATCCGCGCCTTCTGCCGCCCAGGTCAGGACAAGATTCTTGTCTGCCCGCCAACCTACGGGATGTACTCCGTCTCGGCCCAAGTAAACGACGTCTCCCTCGTcaaaatccccctcctcccgggTCCCGACTTCCAACTCGacgtcccctccatcctctccgccctctcctcccccgatgCAAGCACCATCAAGCTAGCCTACTTCTGCTCCCCGGGTAACCCAACcggctccctcctctccaaatcctccatcGGGTCGATCCTCGCCCACCCAACCTGGAACGGCGTCGTGGTCGTCGACGAGGCCTACATCGACTTCGCGCCCGACTCGGCCTCCCTCGCCGAATGGGTCGTCGAGTTCCCCAACCTCGTCGTGATGCAGACCCTCTCCAAGGCGTTCGGGCTGGCGGGTATCCGTCTCGGTGCTGCCTTCACCTCGCCCGGAATTGCCAGGCTTCTCAACGCGCTCAAGGCTCCCTACAacgtcaacaacatcacctccGCGATCGCAGAGtacgccctctcccccgccggCCTGGAGGTCATGAGGGCGAACAAGGCTGCTCTGCTGGAGCAGAGGGACAGGTTGCTGAGGGAGATGCCCACGATCCCCGGCGTGGGCAAGCTCATGGGCGGGACCGAGAGCAACTTTTTGCTGTACGAGATGCTCAACAAGGACGGGCAGCCGGACAATGCTGTTGCGCTGGCTGTGTACGAGGGTCTGGCGGAGACCAAGGGCGTGGTTGTCAGGTTCAGGGGCAAGGAGCACGGGTGCTTGGGCTGCCTGAGGATCACGGTTGGcaccgaggacgaggtgacGAGGTTCTTGgaagccatcaagaagcagctTGAGCAGGTCCGGGGGATGGATGTGCgaggcgatgaagaggagaaggagaaggctgccagTGCCGTTGTTGCGTAG
- a CDS encoding hypothetical protein (COG:S; EggNog:ENOG503P7K8) — MVRVTTALLASAGLSTMASAQDVGAATTSVTSLFLPGFDTQTIWASVITAQPAAATYSLACPPDADSNDCGLGTGLTIVQGESTFSIDMRGESVTQQYDCNLVGKEAKCYGSIISPGGTALFQQVAGDYQKEIQAVTITAGLEKLDVEAATTSASGTGAVETGTQTTTQTEDAAGSTSSSTAGVPQITQNAIMMGAALVGAGAMLL, encoded by the exons ATGGTTCGCGTTACTACTGCCTTGCTGGCCTCCGCCGGTCTCAGCACCATGGCCTCGGCCCAGGATGTCGGAGCGGCTACCACCTCAGtcacctctctcttccttcccgGCTTCGACACGCAGACCATCTGGGCTTCTGTCATCACTGCCCAGCCCGCGGCGGCAACCTACTCACTCGCATGCCCTCCCGATGCCGATTCCAACGACTGTGGCCTTGGCACAGGCTTGACTATTGTTCAGGGGGAAAGCACCTTCTCTATTGACATGCGCGGAGAGTCTGT CACACAGCAATACGATTGCAATCTCGTGGGCAAAGAAGCCAAGTGTTATGGCTCCATCATCAGCCCTGGCGGGACTGCTCTGTTCCAGCAAGTTGCAGGTGACTACCAGAAGGAAATCCAAGCCGTAACAATCACGGCCGGCTTGGAGAAGTTGGATGTTGAGGCTGCCACTACCAGTGCCTCCGGCACTGGCGCTGTTGAGACAGGCACGCAGACCACAACCCAGACAGAGGACGCTGCCGGCTCtacgagcagcagcacagcTGGTGTCCCCCAGATTACCCAGAATGCCATCATGATGGGTGCTGCTCTTGTCGGTGCCGGCGCGATGCTTCTCTAG
- a CDS encoding hypothetical protein (EggNog:ENOG503PG4U) → MRFRREERRRGGRVSCWICTTVVIAHAITGAHGQSTVSVYIPGYGEAHWAALRGSIIGSDQSATTYTVFCAEKAPSCQIAGDLPFVFTEGPGTLKYGGVAPGTLTAELECSLDGTTAATCTGSSSFGVNHWEGTITGPTQTVWTETFTTPEVTWGALTLTTPGPLPNTIDIDGTPAASLTNSPVKGAGFSLDPVRASWLSGVSSGAVILFVLTFM, encoded by the exons ATGAGATTTCGGCGAGAGGAACGGCGCCGGGGAGGACGAGTCTCTTGCTGGATCTGCACCACGGTTGTGATAGCGCATGCAATCACTGGTGCACACGGCCAATCCACCGTATCGGTTTACATACCCGGCTACGGGGAGGCTCACTGGGCTGCTCTTCGCGGCAGCATCATTGGCAGT GACCAATCCGCAACAACCTACACGGTCTTTTGTGCTGAGAAGGCGCCAAGTTGTCAGATTGCCGGCGACCTTCCCTTTGTCTTCACAGAAGGGCCAGGGACTTTGAAATATGGTGGCGTGGCCCCTGGGACACT AACGGCCGAACTTGAATGCAGCTTGGACGGCACAACGGCCGCAACCTGCACAGGATCGTCATCCTTCGGGGTCAACCATTGGGAGGGCACCATCACGGGGCCGACGCAGACTGTGTGGACGGAGACTTTCACGACGCCCGAGGTAACATGGGGCGCGTTGACTTTGACAACACCGGGTCCGTTACCCAACACGATTGACATTGACGGGACACCAGCAGCATCGTTAACGAACTCACCTGTCAAGGGCGCCGGTTTTAGCCTGGACCCGGTGAGAGCTAGCTGGTTGTCGGGCGTCTCATCTGGGGCTGTTATTTTGTTTGTTCTGACATTCATGTAA
- a CDS encoding hypothetical protein (CAZy:GH76; COG:G; EggNog:ENOG503NWGR), which translates to MRFVKYVRPVAVPAVIISAVAPKELNISDSLSIKGVAKTVAANAMSYYSGTPEKFVDLPQPYYWWQAGALMGSMLDYSHYTGDHSYDKLIARGLLDQVGPDFDYMLPTHFGQEGNDDQAFWGMSVMAAAERNFPQPDPNVPGWLDMGANIFDSLAGRWNTTACQGGLLWQIFASNPNGLDYKNTVSNGGFFQIAARLARATGNKTYSDWAEKVWDWTEAIGMIDKFGNVYDGAHASKDCKDTNPVTFSYSASIYIYGAAVMADVTQDKKWTERTERMVEASRSFFSPFENATNIMYEHACEQVDKCNQDMRSFKAYFSRFVYAAARYVPSIKPAIEELWHTSVEAAAKTCTGGASGTQCSHKWYTGAFDGNPGLGQEMSALETIQGLLALDAEAPLKGGEIKTVRAFADQNAVKGDSETASGPAPTPTPESDSAAGSQTEAGTQTSGALRRRTVPVKGWW; encoded by the exons ATGAGGTTTGTCAAGTATGTGAGACCCGTAGCGGTCCCGGCAGTCATCATATCTGCCGTTGCGCCGAAAGAGCTCAACATCTCTGATTCAC TCTCCATCAAGGGCGTTGCCAAAACCGTCGCCGCCAACGCCATGTCTTACTACTCGGGCACCCCTGAGAAATTTGTTGACCTTCCTCAGCCCTACTACTGGTGGCAAGCCGGTGCCCTGATGGGCAGCATGCTCGACTACTCTCACTATACGGGCGACCACAGTTACGACAAGCTGATCGCAAGGGGACTCTTGGATCAGGTTGGCCCCGACTTTGACTACATGCTCCCCACTCACTTTGGCCAAGAAGGTAATGACGATCAAGCATTTTGGGGAATGTCTGTCATGGCCGCCGCGGAGAGGAACTTTCCCCAGCCAGACCCGAATGTTCCCGGGTGGTTGGATATGGGTGCCAACATTTTCGATTCGCTGGCTGGCAGGTGGAATACCACTGCTTGCCAGGGTGGGCTTTTGTGGCAGATCTTTGCCTCAAACCCGAACGGACTCGACTACAAAAACACCGTCAGCAACGGCGGCTTCTTCCAGATTGCGGCCAGACTGGCCCGCGCCACCGGGAACAAGACGTACAGTGACTGGGCGGAAAAGGTTTGGGACTGGACGGAAGCCATCGGCATGATTGACAAGTTTGGAAACGTCTACGACGGCGCCCATGCGAGCAAGGACTGCAAGGACACCAACCCGGTCACGTTTTCTTACTCTGCCAGCATCTACATTTACGGAGCTGCCGTCATGGCCGACGTCACCCAGGACAAGAAGTGGACCGAGAGGacggagaggatggtggaggcgAGCAGGAGCTTTTTCAGCCCGTTTGAGAACgccaccaacatcatgtACGAGCACGCGTGCGAGCAGGTGGACAAGTGCAACCAGGACATGAGGAGCTTCAAGGCGTACTTTTCGAGATTTGTCTATGCGGCCGCGAGGTATGTTCCGAGTATCAAGCCGGCGATCGAAGAATTGTGGCATACTTCGGTCGAGGCGGCTGCGAAGACTTGCACAGGCGGTGCGAGCGGGACCCAGTGCAGCCACAAGTGGTATACCGGTGCCTTTGATGGAAACCCGGGCTTGGGCCAGGAGATGTCCGCGCTGGAGACGATTCAGGGCTTATTGGCTTTGGACGCGGAAGCACCGTTGAAGGGGGGCGAAATTAAGACTGTGAGGGCGTTTGCTGATCAGAATGCCGTAAAGGGTGATTCTGAGACGGCTTCAGGtccagcaccaacaccgacaccTGAATCGGACTCGGCGGCGGGCTCCCAGACCGAGGCCGGGACGCAAACCTCGGGTgcgttgagaaggaggactGTTCCCgtgaaggggtggtggtag